Proteins encoded in a region of the Balaenoptera ricei isolate mBalRic1 chromosome 19, mBalRic1.hap2, whole genome shotgun sequence genome:
- the LOC132353745 gene encoding ATP synthase membrane subunit K, mitochondrial-like, which yields MAGPETDAQYQSTKLMPSDALFFTGIKKYFNSYTLTGRMNCVLATYGGIALIVLYFKLRSKKTPAVKAT from the coding sequence ATGGCAGGTCCAGAAACTGATGCCCAGTACCAAAGTACCAAACTGATGCCCAGTGATGCTCTTTTTTTCACTGGtatcaaaaaatatttcaactCTTACACTCTCACAGGGAGAATGAATTGTGTACTGGCCACATACGGAGGTATTGCTTTGATAGTTTTATACTTTAAGTTAAGGTCTAAAAAAACTCCAGCTGTGAAAGCAACATAA